A window of Cytobacillus sp. FSL H8-0458 genomic DNA:
GGTATCTTCATTATCAATCGCTTCAATCAGCTCATAGGCTTCTTCGATTAAATATTTCTTTAATGATTCATGGGTTTGCTTTTTATCCCATGGGCAGCCGTTTGGTCCGCGCAATTCAGCGATAATGCTGCGCAGTTTAGAAAAGTCTTTATAAAGGACAGCCTCATCTTTTACAGGGGGCACATAAACGGAAGTTAAGTTATTCAGCTCCATATTATGATCCAATTCATGCAGCTGCACCTTTTTGATCACTTCTTCGCTGCTTCCGGCAGCTGTTACAATATAAACCTCGTAATCGTAAGGCAGCTTTTCCATCAATGTCAGCTTGACGTCACTCGCAATAAACTGATCATACACCTGTCCAATGATGACGTGCTGTGCGACCTGAATCTCATCCCTCTTCAGATCGGTTCCATCCAGAAGCTGGAACCCTTCGATCGGGTCGATTTTCAAAGCCTGAAATAAAGGATCCAGGAAGCTTTGTCCTCCTCCAATGGTAATCTCGATGCCTCTCTGCGGAGCCCGCTCTATGAGAAGCTGAACCGTACGCTCCGCAACAAGCGGATGCCCTGGAACTCCATATGTAATCTCTTTGGCAAGAGCTTCATTTAGGAGAAATTCACAAATCTCCTCGTATACTTCTTCAAACTGCTCATGCTTTTCGTAGATATGATCAAAAGACTGATACGTCAGCCCTTCTTGTTCGAGATCACGCAGAACCGGATGCTCTCTAGTCCGCAGGTAAAGAGCATCTGTATTTTTAAGCTGTCGATATACGCCAAAAGGAAGCTGATCCAGATCTCCTGCTCCTAGTCCAAGAATGGTTATTTTTTTCATAAAGCAATTCATCTCCTAGTCTTTTTGGGAAGCAAGAACATGAGTTTGCTTCCAAGCGGCAGCAAAGCAAGCTCTTCCTCTTTAAAAGTATTGCCTTTAAACATGATATACAAATACGTAAAGCCTCCCAGCGCTACGCCGCTTAATGCCTGGAATCCGGCAAACGCCCTTCCCGGTTCCGGGATTGGCAGCAGTGCTGTGGCGTGCAGGTACAGCTGCAGAACAACTGACATCATTAGTGCTGCGAATCCAGCCGCAAATAGAAAGCGCAGTGAAATCAATGAAATTTTCAAGTATACCTGAAGCTTTGCTATAAGAAGCATGAGGACGGCCGAAAGGGCTATGCTTGATGCCACGGCTGCACCGATTGTGCCGTATGATGGCACCAAAATCGTATTCAGTGCGAGTTTTGCCGCAAATCCAAGCAGAATGGCTCCTGCCGGGAAAAAGATGAACCCCAGTCCCTGTAAAATGCCGGTAATGGTGATGATCAGGCTGCTCAGCAAAATCAGCAGACTGAGAATCGCCAGGACATCCGATCCTGATGAGTTTTCAAACAGCATAATATTTGCAGGCTTTATGATATTCCAGAGCCCAACGGTTGCCGCAGCTCCAACCAGAATGCCGATTTGAAGGGCAAGTCTGATTTTACTATGAAGGAATGCGGGCTGATTTCTCATTTTTTCTTTGGAAATAAGCGGCACCAGCGATAGGGACATCGATGTTGCCACGACAATGCCCAGCTGGACGATCGGCTGTCCGCGGTCATACACGCCTTTTAGCGCCTTTGCCTCTTCCCCTCCAATTCCGGATGCTATGAGGAGTGAGTATAAATTAAACGAATCTGCCAGCTGAATGAAAATAAGCACCAGACTGCTGATGCAGATGGCAAATCCCTGTATGATAATCGTTTTGGCCAGCTTGCCGCCTTGTTTAAAATCAATTGAAACGGCGGACGGCAGACTATTTCTTTCTTTTATATAAAAAAAGGTAATTAAAATCAGGACGGCGATGATTCCGCCGGTAACGGCCCCGAACATGGCCCCGCCTCCCACCATGTAGAGGGAATTTCCTCCCTTAACCAGCAGATAAGCGGCAAGCAGGATCGTGACGACCCTGACAAGCTGTTCTCCTACCTGGGAAACAGCGGTTGGCACCATGTCTCCTTTCCCTTGAAAATATCCCCGGAAGAGAGACAGAATTGGAAAAATAAGAAACACGGCTGCCACCACTCTGAGCAGAATTGCCAGCTGCGGATCGCCCATCCTGACAGCCAGCCAGTCCGAACCCCAGTACAGGATGGAAAACCCGATAAAACCTATTATGAATATAATAAAGGCAGATACGGCAAATAAATTTTGAATATCCTGTTCTTTCTTTAAAGCAGCCTGTTCGGCATAAAGCTTAGAAATAATAACCGGAAACCCGTATGTAGATAACACAATGATGATTCCATAGAACGGATAAACCTGCTGATATATATAAAACCCCACATCCCCGACAATATTTTGAAAGGGGACCCGGTAAATTGCGCTTAAAATTTTTGTAATCAGGGCAGCGACCGTCAGGATAAACGCACCTCTAAACAAATCGCCGGATGTCTGAACGGGCCTCAGGTTGCCCATCTCCTTCCAATTGAATTCGAAAGTATTATAGCATATCGGGGCTTTGTGCGGGATTTTTCGGTTGTGGCACATCCCGTTGCGCACGCTTTTTTTGGTTTACGCGCCAAAGAAAAAAGGCAGCATTCCGCTACCCCTTTCATTAAGTATTCATTTTTATGATTCCATTTGTCTGGCCAGGAAGCCTGCTGCTGTTTCAACTGCTTTTTGTTCCACGTCGCCAAGTGAATCTTCTTTTGCAAAAATGATAACTGCACCAATTGGGTCGCCGTTTGCAATGATTGGGCCAATTGTATAAGCGGAGGAAGACTCAGTGTTCCCGTCCACAAGCGAAATATCGCCTGACTGGTTAACCAGAACTGAACTGCGTTCTTCCATTGTTTTTTCAACAAGATCGCTTATATTCTTGTTTAAATAGTCCTTTTTAGAACCGCCTGCAACAGCAATGTAAGTATCTCTGTCACAGATTAACACTGGATTTCCCAGGCTGTCATATAATGCTTCTGCATATTCTTTTGCAAAATCGCTCAGTTCACTGATTGGTGAATATTTCTTTAAGATGACTTCTCCATCACGATCTACGAAAATCTCCAGCGGGTCCCCCTCACGAATACGCAATGTTCTGCGGATTTCTTTAGGAATGACTACACGACCCAAATCATCGATACGACGAACTATACCTGTTGCTTTCATCCAACGTTGCCTCACTTTCATCTGATGATTTAATAGAAAAGCGGAAGCGCCTTGTTCAGCCCCGACAAGCATAAGACGAATCACGCAGGAAATCCTGATTTCTGGAGTGATTTGGCTTATGACTCGAGGGGCTAGGCGCTGGAGCTAGACATTCTCTTCAGCGCCAGCACTTACTCTTTCCTCTTCTGGCTATGATCCATAATTGGGAGAAAATGAATGCATCGCCATGTTTGAACTTAGTATCTTTCATATGGAAAGTTATATACGTGCACAAAAACTTTTTCTCGTAGATGTTATTCATTCCATTTCCGGATAAACATTCCAAATGGTCCTTCACTTAAAAATACCCTTGTCAGAACGAGATAAACATTTCTAATATTTCATTTTTTTGACAGGACTGTGTCCATGAATTACACAGTTGGATGTTCTTGTTCCTTTTTAGCTTCCTGCATTCCTTTAATCACTTCGTAGGCAATGTTGAGCCATTCATTTGTTTTGACGCCTTTAATATGGAGGACTGCTTTCAGCTTCTTTCCATCCATGCCCAGGCCGATCATACGGCCGTATTTGCTGGTAATCTGGAAAATCTTCTGTCCGTCAATATGTTCGCTGGCCTTTTCAGATAAAAGAATCAGCACTTCCTGTTTGGATTGCTTAACTGTCTCGACTCCTGCCAATTCACCATAAGCCTTCATTTCGGCAATCTGGAATAAGTAGCCTACCTCATCCGGATATTCGCCAAAACGGTCGATCATTTCATCCTGAAGCTCTTCTACATCTTCAAGAGATGATATGCCGCGGAATCGCTTATACATTTCAATTTTCTGATGGCCATCAGATAAGTAGAAATCAGGAATATAGGCATCAACATCCAGATCGATTTCAATTTTAGCCGGCTTTTCCTCGATGCCATCCAGCTTATCTTTCCGTTCTTCAATCGCTTCTTTAAGCATTTGCGAATACAGATCAAAACCGACGGAGTCGATAAATCCATGCTGTTCGGCTCCAAGCAGATTGCCGGCGCCCCTGATGGATAAATCCCGCATGGCAATTTTGAAGCCTGAGCCGAGCTCCGTAAATTCCTTTATGGCCTGAAGCCGCTTTTCAGCTACTTCTGTTAATACTTTATCTTTTCGATAAGTAAAATACGCGTAGGCAACCCTGTTGGAGCGGCCAACCCGGCCCCTAAGCTGATAAAGCTGGGACAGACCCATTTTGTCTGCATCATGGACAATCAGCGTGTTGACATTTGGAATATCTACGCCTGTTTCAATAATCGTTGTGCTGACGAGAACATCGGACTCGCCTTCAAGGAAGCTTAACATAACAGATTCTAACTCATTTTCCGTCATTTTCCCATGGGCATATGTTACCCTTGCATCTGGAACCAGCATGGATATTTCCTCGGCTTTTCGTTCTATATCCTCCACCCGGTTATATAGAAAATAGACCTGTCCATCCCTTGCCAGTTCCCTTTCAATGGCTTCACGAACCAGTGCACCATTGTATTCCATCACATAAGTCTGAACCGGGAATCGGTTTTCTGGCGGTGTTTCAATAACTGAAAGATCCCTGACGCCAAGCATTGACATATGAAGGGTTCTCGGGATTGGCGTGGCTGTCAGAGTAAGGACATCCACATTGGTCTTAAGCTGCTTGATCTTTTCTTTATGTGTCACACCAAAGCGCTGCTCTTCATCAATAATGAGCAGGCCTAAATCTCTATACTGGATATCCTTTGATAAAATCCGGTGTGTGCCGACAACTACGTCAATAGTCCCTGCCTTTAAGCCCTTTAGCGTTTCGGTCTGCTGCTTTTTTGTTCTAAATCGGCTTAATAGCCCGATTTCGATCGGGTAATCCTGGAATCGTTCTCTCATTGTTTCATAGTGCTGCTGAGCCAGGATGGTCGTCGGTACGAGGATGGCAACCTGCTTTCCATCTGCAATTGCCTTAAAGGCAGCACGAATGGCCACTTCTGTTTTCCCATAGCCCACATCTCCGCATAATAAGCGGTCCATCGGGCGCTCCCTCTCCATATCCTTCTTAATTTCATGGATGGAGCGGATCTGGTCCTCTGTTTCCTGATAAGGGAAGGCCGCTTCAAACTCTCTTTGCATATCGCCATCCGGATTGAAGGCAAAGCCTTTTGATGCCTCGCGCTCTGCATAAAGCTTGATCAGATCATCCGCAATATCCTGAACAGATGATTGAACCTTCTTCTTAACCCGCTTCCAGTCGTTTCCGCCCAGCTTGTAAATTTTAGGCTCTTTTGCTTCGGAGCCGACATATTTCTGGACAAGATCAATCTGCTCCACCGGCACATACAGCTTGTCGCTTCCCTGGTAGCGGATATGGAGATAATCTTTATGGACTCCATTAATCTCAAGGGTTTCAATCCCCAGGTACTTTCCGATCCCGTGATTGACGTGAACGACATAGTCCCCAACCTTCAGTTCGGAATAGCTTTTGATTCTTTCCGCATTTGAAAGCTTTTGCCTGCGGGCCTTCTTTTTCGTGCGTTTGTTAAAAAGCTCTTCTTCCGTAATAACGGCCAGCTTTTGCCCTGGAAGCTCAAATCCGGTCTGCAGACTGCCCTCTGTAATTTGGATTTTCCCTGTTAAAACCGGGTCATTCTCACTCACAAATGCCGCTTCAATCTCGTAGTCTTCAAGCACTCTTTGCAGTTTTTTGATCCGCTCTTCATCAGGACCCAGGAATACGACCGAATATCTGCCCTTTTTCCATCTGTCCAGCTCGCTTTTCAGCACATGCATCTGTCCATGGAAATTCTGCATCTGTTTGCAGGTGACATTAATGATGTTTTGCGGGTTGGTATTCGGTACATGTCTTAGGAACAGCGACATATACGTAATCGGATGCCTGGAGCGGTGCAAAAACTCTTTTAACGTGTGTGATACCTTCACATCATGAATAATCTGGCCTTCACCTAAAAGGCTTGTATACCACTCAGCCTCTTCCTTATCAAGGGAGTCGTTCATTTCCTGAACACGGCTGATTTCATCAATGAAAATTAAGCCATTGGCAGGGAGATAGTCTACTAAACTACTTCCTTCCTCAAAGGCATACGAAAGGTATTTGAAAAGCTGTTCAGGCTTGTTCCCCATTCGCAGCTGTTCTAATTCGTAGCCAACATTCTGGGCCAGCTGCGTTTTCGCTTTATCGTCCTTCAATTTTTTCAGGCTTGATCCCAAACCTTTTTCCAGTTTTTCAATTATGGTCTGGAAGTGCTCTGAATCAAGAGGGATTTCGGTTGCAGGTCCAATCGAAATCTCGGTTAACTTTTCTTTTGATCTCTGGTCCTCCAAAGAAAATGTCCGGATCGAATCCACTTCCGTATCAAACAGCTCAATCCTTACCGGATCCGCTTCAGTCAATGGATAGATATCAATGATTCCGCCCCTGACACTGAATTCTCCAGGCGAAGAAACCATCTCCGAACGGACATAGCCCATCTGAACAAATCTTTTTAATTGATCATCAGTCAAATCATCGCCTATCTTTAAAGACAGCTGGTATTTTGTCCAGTGGTTTGGAGGCGGAAGAATTTTTCTTAGCCCGGCCATCGGCACAATCATGATTCCTGTCTTA
This region includes:
- the mazG gene encoding nucleoside triphosphate pyrophosphohydrolase, with product MKKITILGLGAGDLDQLPFGVYRQLKNTDALYLRTREHPVLRDLEQEGLTYQSFDHIYEKHEQFEEVYEEICEFLLNEALAKEITYGVPGHPLVAERTVQLLIERAPQRGIEITIGGGQSFLDPLFQALKIDPIEGFQLLDGTDLKRDEIQVAQHVIIGQVYDQFIASDVKLTLMEKLPYDYEVYIVTAAGSSEEVIKKVQLHELDHNMELNNLTSVYVPPVKDEAVLYKDFSKLRSIIAELRGPNGCPWDKKQTHESLKKYLIEEAYELIEAIDNEDTEHMTEELGDVLLQVMLHAQIGEDEGYFAIDDVIEGLSEKMVRRHPHVFGDVQAENEEDVLKNWQSIKQEEKGDKQESMMDSVPKSFPNLMRAAEIQKKAAKVGFDWKEVEPAWEKVKEEIAEFEKEAADFSPEMEQEFGDILFALVNIARFYKMDAEEAVRKTNEKFIRRFKYVEERVMMSGRKFEDFTLGQLDEFWNEAKSKGY
- the spoVT gene encoding stage V sporulation protein T codes for the protein MKATGIVRRIDDLGRVVIPKEIRRTLRIREGDPLEIFVDRDGEVILKKYSPISELSDFAKEYAEALYDSLGNPVLICDRDTYIAVAGGSKKDYLNKNISDLVEKTMEERSSVLVNQSGDISLVDGNTESSSAYTIGPIIANGDPIGAVIIFAKEDSLGDVEQKAVETAAGFLARQMES
- the mfd gene encoding transcription-repair coupling factor; the encoded protein is MLGLKEIISRQDDVSSILSGIEEGLREQMLAGLSGSARTLFLSSIYEQSGRPMLVVTHNLLQAQKLYDDIVNLAGDSEVFLYPANELIAAEMGIASPELKAQRIEALNYWSTNKTGIMIVPMAGLRKILPPPNHWTKYQLSLKIGDDLTDDQLKRFVQMGYVRSEMVSSPGEFSVRGGIIDIYPLTEADPVRIELFDTEVDSIRTFSLEDQRSKEKLTEISIGPATEIPLDSEHFQTIIEKLEKGLGSSLKKLKDDKAKTQLAQNVGYELEQLRMGNKPEQLFKYLSYAFEEGSSLVDYLPANGLIFIDEISRVQEMNDSLDKEEAEWYTSLLGEGQIIHDVKVSHTLKEFLHRSRHPITYMSLFLRHVPNTNPQNIINVTCKQMQNFHGQMHVLKSELDRWKKGRYSVVFLGPDEERIKKLQRVLEDYEIEAAFVSENDPVLTGKIQITEGSLQTGFELPGQKLAVITEEELFNKRTKKKARRQKLSNAERIKSYSELKVGDYVVHVNHGIGKYLGIETLEINGVHKDYLHIRYQGSDKLYVPVEQIDLVQKYVGSEAKEPKIYKLGGNDWKRVKKKVQSSVQDIADDLIKLYAEREASKGFAFNPDGDMQREFEAAFPYQETEDQIRSIHEIKKDMERERPMDRLLCGDVGYGKTEVAIRAAFKAIADGKQVAILVPTTILAQQHYETMRERFQDYPIEIGLLSRFRTKKQQTETLKGLKAGTIDVVVGTHRILSKDIQYRDLGLLIIDEEQRFGVTHKEKIKQLKTNVDVLTLTATPIPRTLHMSMLGVRDLSVIETPPENRFPVQTYVMEYNGALVREAIERELARDGQVYFLYNRVEDIERKAEEISMLVPDARVTYAHGKMTENELESVMLSFLEGESDVLVSTTIIETGVDIPNVNTLIVHDADKMGLSQLYQLRGRVGRSNRVAYAYFTYRKDKVLTEVAEKRLQAIKEFTELGSGFKIAMRDLSIRGAGNLLGAEQHGFIDSVGFDLYSQMLKEAIEERKDKLDGIEEKPAKIEIDLDVDAYIPDFYLSDGHQKIEMYKRFRGISSLEDVEELQDEMIDRFGEYPDEVGYLFQIAEMKAYGELAGVETVKQSKQEVLILLSEKASEHIDGQKIFQITSKYGRMIGLGMDGKKLKAVLHIKGVKTNEWLNIAYEVIKGMQEAKKEQEHPTV
- a CDS encoding putative polysaccharide biosynthesis protein; the protein is MRPVQTSGDLFRGAFILTVAALITKILSAIYRVPFQNIVGDVGFYIYQQVYPFYGIIIVLSTYGFPVIISKLYAEQAALKKEQDIQNLFAVSAFIIFIIGFIGFSILYWGSDWLAVRMGDPQLAILLRVVAAVFLIFPILSLFRGYFQGKGDMVPTAVSQVGEQLVRVVTILLAAYLLVKGGNSLYMVGGGAMFGAVTGGIIAVLILITFFYIKERNSLPSAVSIDFKQGGKLAKTIIIQGFAICISSLVLIFIQLADSFNLYSLLIASGIGGEEAKALKGVYDRGQPIVQLGIVVATSMSLSLVPLISKEKMRNQPAFLHSKIRLALQIGILVGAAATVGLWNIIKPANIMLFENSSGSDVLAILSLLILLSSLIITITGILQGLGFIFFPAGAILLGFAAKLALNTILVPSYGTIGAAVASSIALSAVLMLLIAKLQVYLKISLISLRFLFAAGFAALMMSVVLQLYLHATALLPIPEPGRAFAGFQALSGVALGGFTYLYIMFKGNTFKEEELALLPLGSKLMFLLPKKTRR